The Myxococcus virescens genome has a segment encoding these proteins:
- a CDS encoding methyl-accepting chemotaxis protein: MSLPQQSFASQLSQQFRQSLGLAPKFVLVTALISATAATLLTGVATRRLESDLADSYLSAGRHVARGLAVAAEQGVAAGASALQPMLDASVGHSDLAYAFIQDSAGNVVAHTFPDGFPDALKEAVATAGAGSVLEADAGGVRLRAMDVVAPVAGGRLGSVHVGVSRDHIDELVSALRVRMVGFAALLVALGVAVSALFGRSIVGPLKSLTEVAGHIVESGDLTRPIQVKSGDEVGRLASSFSQMVERLREVTLNLQQAAVALTQSTEHLNSSSTEQAQTISRQAAALQETQVTAQEIKQTSMLAAQKAESVLSVAERADTLAKSGEASIELTMAGLNDIRVQVGEIAQKIVELGERTQQIGGITQTVKDLADQSNMLALNAAIESVRSGEHGKGFGVVAREIRALADQSIEATTRVRELLDDIANQVTLAVRITERGAERMESGLAQVRTSGQNLRELSSIVQDNAAAVRQIAAAVSQQNVGINQITLAVNDLSKMMDETVARIGSTGEAATTLQIISEQLSSAVKSYRVE, translated from the coding sequence GTGAGCCTCCCGCAACAATCCTTCGCCTCCCAGTTGTCGCAGCAGTTCCGCCAGTCGCTGGGGCTGGCGCCGAAGTTCGTGCTCGTCACCGCGCTCATCAGCGCGACGGCGGCCACCCTGCTCACCGGTGTCGCCACGCGGCGGCTGGAGAGCGACCTGGCGGACAGCTACCTGAGCGCGGGGCGGCACGTGGCCCGCGGGCTGGCGGTGGCGGCGGAGCAGGGGGTGGCGGCGGGGGCCAGCGCGCTCCAGCCCATGCTGGACGCCAGCGTGGGCCATTCGGACCTGGCGTATGCCTTCATTCAAGACTCGGCCGGCAACGTGGTGGCCCACACCTTCCCGGACGGCTTCCCGGACGCGCTGAAGGAGGCGGTCGCCACCGCGGGCGCGGGCTCGGTGCTGGAGGCGGACGCCGGGGGCGTCCGCCTGCGCGCCATGGACGTGGTGGCGCCGGTGGCCGGTGGCCGCCTGGGCTCGGTGCACGTGGGCGTGTCCCGGGACCACATCGACGAACTGGTGTCCGCGCTGCGCGTGCGGATGGTGGGCTTCGCGGCGCTGCTGGTGGCCCTGGGCGTGGCGGTGTCCGCGCTGTTCGGCCGCAGCATCGTCGGCCCGTTGAAGAGCCTGACGGAGGTGGCCGGCCACATCGTGGAGTCCGGCGATTTGACGCGCCCCATCCAGGTGAAGAGCGGCGACGAGGTGGGCCGGCTGGCCAGCTCCTTCTCGCAGATGGTGGAGCGGCTGCGCGAGGTGACGCTCAACCTCCAGCAGGCGGCCGTGGCGCTCACCCAGTCCACCGAGCACCTGAATTCTTCGTCCACGGAGCAGGCGCAGACCATCTCCCGGCAGGCCGCGGCGCTGCAGGAGACGCAGGTGACGGCGCAGGAAATCAAGCAGACCTCCATGCTCGCCGCGCAGAAGGCGGAGAGCGTGCTGTCGGTGGCCGAGCGCGCCGACACGCTGGCCAAGTCCGGCGAGGCCTCCATCGAGCTCACCATGGCGGGGCTCAACGACATCCGCGTCCAGGTGGGGGAGATTGCCCAGAAAATCGTCGAGCTGGGCGAGCGCACGCAGCAGATTGGCGGCATCACCCAGACGGTGAAGGACCTGGCGGACCAGTCCAACATGCTGGCGCTCAACGCCGCCATCGAGTCCGTCCGCTCCGGCGAGCACGGCAAGGGCTTCGGCGTGGTGGCGCGCGAAATCCGCGCCCTGGCGGACCAGTCCATCGAAGCCACCACTCGCGTGCGCGAGCTGCTGGACGACATCGCCAACCAGGTGACGTTGGCGGTGCGAATCACGGAGCGCGGCGCCGAGCGCATGGAGTCGGGCCTGGCCCAGGTGCGCACCAGCGGGCAGAACCTGCGCGAGCTGTCCTCCATCGTCCAGGACAACGCCGCCGCCGTCCGGCAGATTGCCGCCGCCGTCAGCCAGCAGAACGTGGGCATCAACCAAATCACCCTGGCGGTGAATGACCTGTCCAAGATGATGGATGAGACGGTGGCCCGCATCGGCTCCACGGGCGAGGCCGCCACCACGCTGCAAATCATCTCCGAGCAGCTCTCCAGCGCGGTGAAGAGCTACCGCGTCGAGTAG
- the clpA gene encoding ATP-dependent Clp protease ATP-binding subunit ClpA, with translation MAGPLIAKELQASFRTALDEARKMRHEYLTLEHLLLALTRDARTREVLKGCGANVKQLQERLVSFLEETVERLPEGVDAEPQQTIGVERVLHRAAMHALSAEQKLIDGGDVLVALFREDESHALYLLQQEGVTRLDLLNYISHGVTKDGEGEGEGEESAGHATPAGDDDEGESPKKSPLEAYTVQLNIEAKEGRIDPLIGREKELERTIQVLCRRRKNNPLYVGEAGVGKTAIAEGLALHIHEGRVPEVLKDAIVYSLDMGALLAGTKFRGQFEERLKGVLKALKEQPNAILFIDEIHTIVGAGATSGGSMDASNLLKPALASGRLRCIGSTTYQEYKSAFERDRALSRRFQKIEVGEPSVEDTILILEGLKSRYEEHHGVKYQPEAIRAAAELSAKHINDRFLPDKAIDVIDETGSAERLKPEGQRSNTVTGADVEAVVAKMARIPAKSVSASEGVQLQNLEKELQGVIYGQDSAIKDLVSAIMLARSGLRAPEKPIGSFLFSGPTGVGKTELAKQLAQSLGVEFLRYDMSEYSEKHTVSRLIGAPPGYVGFDQGGLLTDAVRKHPYAVVVLDEIEKAHPDLFNILLQVMDHATLTDNNGRKADFRNIVLILTTNAGAQEMSTKAIGFGDLAKPVDATRAKKAIERTFTPEFRNRLDGWILFSGLPPEVILKVVDKEVRLLQKMLDEKKVKLVLTPAARAWLAEHGYDPAFGARPMARLVDNSLKKPLAQALLFGDLKHGGTAHYDVEDDSLKLRTEPATAEVA, from the coding sequence GTGGCAGGACCGCTGATTGCCAAAGAGTTGCAGGCCAGCTTCCGCACCGCCCTGGACGAGGCGCGGAAGATGCGCCACGAGTACCTGACGCTGGAACACCTGCTCCTGGCGCTCACCAGGGACGCGCGCACGCGTGAAGTCCTCAAGGGGTGCGGCGCCAACGTGAAGCAACTCCAGGAGCGCCTGGTCTCCTTCCTGGAGGAGACGGTTGAGCGCCTGCCGGAGGGCGTGGACGCCGAGCCGCAGCAGACCATCGGCGTGGAGCGGGTGCTCCACCGCGCCGCCATGCACGCGCTGTCCGCCGAGCAGAAGCTCATCGACGGTGGGGACGTGCTGGTGGCCCTCTTCCGCGAGGATGAGAGCCACGCGCTCTACCTGCTCCAGCAGGAGGGCGTCACCCGGTTGGATTTGCTCAACTACATCTCCCACGGCGTCACCAAGGACGGCGAGGGTGAAGGTGAGGGCGAGGAGAGCGCCGGCCACGCCACCCCGGCGGGCGACGACGACGAGGGCGAGTCCCCGAAGAAGAGCCCGCTCGAGGCCTACACGGTGCAGCTCAACATCGAGGCCAAGGAGGGGCGCATCGACCCGCTCATCGGCCGCGAGAAGGAGCTGGAGCGCACCATCCAGGTGCTCTGCCGCCGCCGGAAGAACAACCCGCTCTACGTGGGTGAGGCGGGCGTGGGCAAGACGGCCATCGCCGAAGGGCTGGCGCTGCACATCCACGAAGGCCGCGTGCCGGAGGTGCTGAAGGACGCCATCGTCTACTCCCTGGACATGGGCGCGCTGCTCGCGGGCACCAAGTTCCGCGGCCAGTTCGAGGAGCGACTCAAGGGTGTGCTCAAGGCCCTGAAGGAGCAGCCGAACGCCATCCTCTTCATCGACGAAATCCACACCATCGTCGGCGCGGGCGCCACCAGTGGCGGCTCCATGGACGCGTCCAACCTGCTCAAGCCCGCGCTGGCCAGCGGGCGGCTGCGCTGCATCGGTTCGACGACGTACCAGGAGTACAAGTCCGCCTTCGAGCGGGACCGGGCCCTGTCACGCCGCTTCCAGAAGATTGAGGTGGGCGAACCCTCCGTCGAGGACACCATCCTCATCCTGGAGGGGCTGAAGAGCCGCTACGAGGAGCACCACGGGGTGAAGTACCAGCCCGAGGCCATCCGCGCGGCGGCGGAGCTGTCCGCCAAGCACATCAACGACCGGTTCCTGCCGGACAAGGCCATCGACGTCATCGACGAGACGGGCTCGGCCGAGCGGCTCAAGCCGGAGGGCCAGCGCTCCAACACCGTCACCGGCGCGGACGTGGAGGCCGTCGTCGCGAAGATGGCGCGCATCCCCGCCAAGAGCGTGTCCGCCAGCGAGGGCGTGCAGCTCCAGAATCTGGAGAAGGAGCTCCAGGGCGTCATCTACGGACAGGATTCGGCCATCAAGGACCTGGTCAGCGCCATCATGCTGGCCCGCTCCGGACTGCGCGCGCCGGAGAAGCCCATTGGCTCGTTCCTCTTCTCCGGCCCCACGGGCGTGGGCAAGACGGAGCTGGCCAAGCAGTTGGCGCAGTCGCTGGGCGTGGAGTTCCTGCGCTACGACATGAGCGAGTACTCGGAGAAGCACACGGTGAGCCGGCTCATCGGCGCGCCGCCGGGCTACGTCGGCTTCGACCAGGGCGGCCTGCTCACGGACGCCGTGCGCAAGCACCCCTACGCGGTGGTGGTGCTGGATGAAATCGAGAAGGCCCACCCGGACCTCTTCAACATCCTGCTCCAGGTGATGGACCACGCGACGCTGACGGACAACAACGGCCGCAAGGCCGACTTCCGCAACATCGTCCTCATCCTCACCACCAACGCGGGCGCCCAGGAAATGAGCACCAAGGCCATTGGCTTCGGGGACCTCGCGAAGCCGGTGGACGCCACCCGCGCGAAGAAGGCGATTGAGCGCACCTTCACGCCGGAGTTCCGCAACCGCCTGGACGGGTGGATTCTCTTCTCCGGCCTCCCGCCCGAGGTCATCCTCAAGGTCGTGGACAAGGAAGTGCGCCTGCTCCAGAAGATGCTGGACGAGAAGAAGGTGAAGCTGGTGCTGACGCCCGCCGCCCGCGCGTGGCTGGCCGAGCACGGCTATGACCCGGCCTTCGGCGCGCGGCCCATGGCCCGGCTGGTGGACAACTCGCTGAAGAAGCCGCTCGCCCAGGCGCTCCTCTTCGGGGACCTGAAGCATGGCGGCACCGCCCACTACGACGTGGAGGATGACAGCCTCAAGCTGCGCACGGAGCCCGCCACCGCCGAGGTGGCATAG
- a CDS encoding ATP-dependent Clp protease adaptor ClpS — protein sequence MAQKHEHDTSVITESAPKQKLKKPPLYKVLLHNDNYTTREFVVAVLKEVFHKSETDAVQIMLHVHYNGVGVAGVYTYDVAETKIQTVEAAAQENDMPLRLSMEPEEG from the coding sequence ATGGCGCAGAAGCATGAGCACGACACCTCCGTCATCACGGAGTCCGCCCCCAAGCAGAAGCTCAAGAAACCGCCGCTCTACAAGGTGCTCCTGCACAACGACAACTACACGACCCGGGAGTTCGTCGTGGCCGTGCTCAAGGAGGTCTTCCACAAGTCGGAGACGGATGCCGTGCAGATCATGCTGCACGTTCATTACAACGGTGTCGGGGTGGCCGGCGTTTATACGTACGACGTCGCCGAAACGAAGATTCAGACGGTGGAGGCCGCGGCGCAGGAGAACGACATGCCGCTGCGACTCTCCATGGAACCCGAGGAAGGTTGA
- a CDS encoding GNAT family N-acetyltransferase — MSTPLPTTLRILRSLADVPRATWDALVDAQATPFLEWTFLTAMEESGCAVPARGWHPRHLTLWRGSRLVAAAPAYLKDDSDGEFVFDSPWATAAERAGLRYYPKLVLAVPFTPATGRRVLVAPGEDRAAREAELYAAAQEFARAERLSGIHVLFTTEEELPVLVAQGFAVRLGVQYHWRNQGYRTLEDFLGRFHAKRRNQLRRELRALTERGIEVRTLRGDALADADADTVYRLYATTVDKYPWGQRFLTPDFFARMLARFRHRCEWVEARREGRLVAGAFNFTGANVLYGRYWGCFEEHPFLHFNVCLYHPISEGITSGLERFEPGAGGEHKLTRGFEPRLTYSAHLLLHPGMDRAVRGFLAHERAAVEGSLPQWRAETGFKEGD, encoded by the coding sequence ATGTCGACACCGCTCCCCACCACGCTGCGAATCCTGCGCTCCCTCGCCGACGTCCCCCGCGCCACGTGGGATGCGCTGGTGGACGCCCAGGCCACGCCGTTCCTGGAGTGGACCTTCCTCACGGCGATGGAGGAGAGCGGCTGCGCGGTGCCAGCGCGGGGCTGGCACCCCCGGCACCTGACGCTCTGGCGCGGCTCGCGCCTGGTGGCCGCCGCCCCCGCCTATCTCAAGGACGACAGCGACGGGGAGTTCGTCTTCGACAGCCCCTGGGCCACCGCCGCCGAGCGCGCGGGCCTGCGCTACTACCCGAAGCTCGTGCTCGCCGTCCCCTTCACCCCCGCCACCGGGCGCCGCGTGCTGGTGGCCCCGGGCGAGGACCGCGCCGCGCGCGAGGCGGAGCTGTACGCCGCCGCCCAGGAGTTCGCCCGGGCCGAGCGCCTGTCCGGCATCCACGTCCTCTTCACCACCGAGGAGGAGCTGCCCGTCCTGGTGGCCCAGGGCTTCGCCGTGCGGCTGGGCGTGCAGTACCACTGGCGCAATCAGGGCTACCGGACGCTGGAGGACTTCCTCGGCCGCTTCCACGCCAAGCGCCGCAACCAGCTGCGCCGGGAGCTGCGAGCCCTGACCGAGCGCGGCATCGAGGTCCGCACCCTGCGCGGGGACGCGCTGGCGGACGCGGACGCGGACACCGTCTACCGACTGTACGCCACCACGGTGGACAAGTATCCGTGGGGCCAGCGCTTCCTCACCCCGGACTTCTTCGCTCGCATGCTCGCCCGCTTCCGGCACCGCTGCGAGTGGGTGGAGGCCCGCCGGGAAGGCCGGCTGGTGGCCGGTGCGTTCAACTTCACCGGTGCCAACGTTCTCTATGGCCGTTACTGGGGCTGCTTCGAGGAGCACCCCTTCCTTCACTTCAACGTCTGCCTGTACCACCCCATCTCGGAGGGCATCACCTCCGGGCTGGAGCGCTTCGAGCCCGGCGCGGGGGGAGAGCACAAGCTCACCCGGGGATTCGAGCCGCGCCTCACGTACAGTGCGCACCTGCTCCTCCACCCGGGCATGGACAGGGCCGTGCGCGGCTTCCTGGCCCACGAGCGGGCAGCCGTCGAGGGAAGCCTGCCCCAGTGGCGGGCGGAGACTGGTTTCAAGGAGGGGGACTGA
- a CDS encoding DUF2378 family protein yields MPPSPPRVPASVFEGFFVRGLQAEGRLAQELEALGYDSRKPELDYPISLWQQAVALARRERYAELGDEDAYRQLGRQGIFGFAQTLVGRVAAVALPMIGPAQALERVPRYLAMMGRSDVDVSMSSEGERGRRLSLSDRYNRPELMAGCLEGMLELANARPRISVEERSSGGYRLFVRW; encoded by the coding sequence ATGCCCCCGTCCCCGCCCCGCGTGCCCGCCAGCGTGTTCGAGGGGTTCTTCGTGCGGGGTCTCCAGGCGGAGGGCCGGCTGGCCCAGGAACTGGAGGCGCTGGGGTACGACAGCCGAAAGCCGGAGTTGGACTACCCCATTTCTCTCTGGCAGCAGGCGGTGGCCCTGGCACGGCGGGAGCGATACGCGGAGCTCGGTGACGAGGACGCCTACCGGCAGCTGGGCCGCCAGGGCATCTTCGGCTTCGCGCAGACGCTGGTAGGCCGCGTGGCCGCGGTGGCCCTGCCCATGATTGGGCCTGCGCAGGCGCTGGAGCGGGTGCCTCGCTACCTGGCGATGATGGGCCGCTCGGACGTGGACGTCTCGATGTCCTCCGAAGGCGAGCGCGGCCGCCGCCTCTCCCTGTCGGACCGCTACAACCGGCCCGAGCTGATGGCGGGGTGCCTGGAAGGAATGTTGGAGCTGGCCAACGCCCGGCCTCGAATCTCCGTGGAGGAGCGCAGCAGCGGGGGGTACCGTCTGTTCGTGCGCTGGTAG
- a CDS encoding NifU family protein, with translation MSVNIQLEWTPNPSTLKYVVDRRLLAGGAVNFTNPEDAQAKSPLARKLMDVRGVTAVMIGTNFVTVTKGEEGEWDELNDEVMSTLDTHLTANEPVVDEAALAAAREAAGSSGGGTVEGRIQDILDNEIRPAVAMDGGDITLDRFEDGIVYLHMKGACAGCPSSTATLKMGIEGRLREMIPEVLEVVSV, from the coding sequence ATGTCGGTGAACATCCAGCTCGAGTGGACCCCGAACCCCAGCACGCTGAAGTACGTGGTGGACCGGCGGTTGTTGGCGGGCGGGGCGGTGAACTTCACGAACCCCGAGGACGCCCAGGCGAAGTCCCCGTTGGCGCGCAAGCTGATGGACGTGCGCGGCGTCACGGCGGTGATGATTGGCACCAACTTCGTGACGGTGACGAAGGGGGAAGAGGGCGAGTGGGACGAGCTCAATGACGAGGTCATGTCCACGCTGGACACCCACCTGACGGCCAACGAGCCGGTGGTGGACGAGGCGGCGCTGGCGGCGGCTCGCGAGGCGGCGGGCTCGTCCGGTGGTGGCACGGTGGAAGGGCGCATCCAGGACATCCTGGACAACGAAATCCGCCCTGCGGTGGCCATGGACGGTGGTGACATCACCCTGGACCGCTTCGAGGACGGCATCGTCTACCTGCACATGAAGGGCGCGTGCGCGGGATGTCCGTCGTCCACGGCGACGCTGAAGATGGGCATCGAGGGGCGCCTGCGGGAAATGATTCCCGAGGTCCTCGAGGTGGTGTCCGTCTGA
- a CDS encoding class I SAM-dependent methyltransferase, which yields MSVVHGDAEDGHRGAPAGNDSRGPRGGVRLRRNVKASQVRRELLPDQSPALLRELHLLTREGNLNADALRKLKQVNHLMGLLRPAVEDVQARHPNAVMVDAGSGNAYLGFVLYELFLKGAASGTLLSIEGRPDLTERAQGRAQRLGFTRMQFQTAHIDTAQYPERIHLLMALHACDTATDDALVAAIRHGADHVAVVPCCQAEVAAQLKEKRPVVASSGSMSLLYAHAWHRREFGSHLTNVIRALTLEAFGYQVTVTELTGWEHSLKNELILGRRVHRENRRARMQLERLLAETGVNPKLTRELGVKPAVSAAVEPVSAPEPDAPEDASEHVVTR from the coding sequence ATGTCCGTCGTCCACGGCGACGCTGAAGATGGGCATCGAGGGGCGCCTGCGGGAAATGATTCCCGAGGTCCTCGAGGTGGTGTCCGTCTGAGGCGCAACGTCAAAGCCTCGCAGGTCCGGCGGGAGCTGCTGCCGGACCAGTCCCCCGCGCTGCTGCGCGAGCTGCATCTGCTCACGCGCGAGGGGAACCTCAACGCGGACGCGCTGCGCAAGCTCAAGCAGGTGAACCACCTGATGGGCCTGCTGCGTCCCGCCGTGGAGGATGTCCAGGCGCGCCACCCGAACGCGGTGATGGTGGACGCGGGCAGCGGCAACGCCTACCTGGGCTTCGTCCTCTACGAGCTGTTCCTCAAGGGCGCCGCCAGCGGCACGCTGCTGTCCATTGAAGGCCGGCCGGACCTGACGGAGCGGGCCCAGGGCCGCGCCCAGCGGCTGGGCTTCACGCGGATGCAGTTCCAGACGGCGCACATCGACACGGCGCAGTACCCAGAGCGCATCCACCTGCTGATGGCGCTGCACGCGTGTGACACGGCCACGGATGATGCGCTCGTCGCGGCCATCCGCCATGGCGCGGACCACGTCGCGGTGGTGCCGTGCTGCCAGGCGGAGGTGGCCGCGCAGCTCAAGGAGAAGCGCCCGGTCGTGGCCAGCAGCGGCAGCATGTCGCTGCTGTACGCGCATGCCTGGCACCGGCGCGAGTTCGGCTCGCACCTGACGAACGTCATCCGCGCGCTGACGCTGGAGGCTTTCGGCTACCAGGTGACGGTGACGGAGCTGACGGGCTGGGAGCACTCGCTGAAGAACGAGCTGATTCTGGGGCGCCGCGTACACCGGGAGAACCGGCGCGCGCGCATGCAACTGGAGCGGCTGTTGGCGGAGACCGGGGTGAATCCCAAGCTGACGCGTGAGCTGGGCGTGAAGCCGGCGGTGTCGGCCGCGGTGGAGCCTGTCTCCGCGCCGGAGCCGGACGCCCCCGAAGATGCCTCCGAGCACGTCGTCACGCGCTGA
- a CDS encoding RluA family pseudouridine synthase, whose product METWFTPFEPKPLVDELPGRFPNPFDEGAPHALARRAAEWLQRELRAGHLAPGLEASCLDTSEGGKMFGILVVQAPDGRVGFLRAFSGMLGGRWDLPGFAPPLFARDERERLEPAGDALVKRLMAREAAFRQSPERASVLTAHDALQARHTEARAALRATHDARKKQRHARRTDVMASDSLSEEAKRAALHALDQESRGDKAELRRLEAEHDEAQRALAPRRARMERRLRAMERLRRIVCRALMKRLHDTYVVPNARGEHRHLRGLYARGEPPSGAADCAGPKLLAHALTQGFRPLALAEFWWGAPPPAGGRAAGAYYPACKDKCGPLLPYMLDGLPVAAPRPFAVPVLPSRGLDIVFEDEWLVVVEKPEGLLSVPAKDVSVEDSVLARLRARTPEAAGTMLAHRLDLDTSGLLVAAKDARTYAALQRQFAGREVHKRYAAWVEGNVQGERGTIDFPMRVDLDDRPRQIHDPVHGKPAVTEWHVLERSHGRTKVALFPLTGRTHQLRVHAAHPLGLGAPIVGDRLYGHPGPRLHLHAEALSFQHPVTGQRLTLERPAPF is encoded by the coding sequence GTGGAAACGTGGTTCACGCCCTTCGAGCCGAAGCCCCTCGTGGACGAACTCCCCGGGCGCTTCCCAAACCCCTTCGACGAGGGCGCGCCCCACGCGCTGGCGCGCCGGGCGGCGGAATGGCTCCAGCGGGAGCTCCGGGCAGGCCATCTCGCGCCTGGACTCGAGGCCTCGTGCCTCGACACGTCCGAGGGTGGAAAGATGTTCGGCATCCTCGTGGTCCAGGCGCCTGACGGACGCGTCGGATTCCTCCGCGCCTTCTCGGGCATGCTTGGCGGGCGATGGGACCTCCCCGGTTTCGCGCCGCCCCTCTTCGCCCGTGACGAGCGCGAGCGGCTGGAACCCGCGGGTGACGCCCTGGTGAAGCGCCTGATGGCCCGTGAGGCGGCCTTCCGCCAGTCCCCCGAGCGCGCCTCCGTCCTGACCGCGCACGACGCGTTGCAAGCGCGCCACACCGAGGCCCGCGCGGCACTGCGCGCCACACACGACGCCCGGAAGAAGCAGCGCCATGCGAGGCGCACGGACGTCATGGCCTCGGACTCGCTGAGTGAGGAGGCGAAGCGAGCGGCGCTGCATGCGCTCGACCAGGAAAGCCGGGGGGACAAGGCGGAACTGCGGAGACTGGAGGCGGAACACGACGAGGCGCAGCGGGCGCTCGCGCCCCGGCGGGCTCGCATGGAGCGGCGGCTTCGCGCCATGGAGCGACTGCGGCGCATCGTCTGCCGTGCGCTGATGAAGCGCCTGCACGACACCTACGTGGTGCCCAATGCACGCGGAGAACACCGGCACCTTCGTGGCCTCTACGCCAGAGGCGAGCCCCCATCGGGCGCGGCGGACTGCGCCGGGCCCAAGCTCCTGGCACATGCCCTCACCCAGGGCTTCCGTCCGCTCGCGCTCGCCGAGTTCTGGTGGGGTGCCCCTCCTCCCGCGGGAGGCCGGGCCGCCGGCGCGTACTACCCCGCCTGCAAGGACAAATGCGGGCCGCTGCTGCCGTACATGCTGGACGGTCTCCCTGTCGCCGCACCCCGGCCCTTCGCGGTGCCCGTGCTGCCGTCACGAGGGCTGGACATCGTCTTCGAGGACGAATGGCTCGTGGTGGTGGAGAAGCCAGAGGGCCTGCTCTCCGTGCCCGCGAAGGACGTCTCGGTGGAGGACTCCGTGCTGGCCCGGCTGCGCGCGAGAACTCCGGAAGCAGCGGGGACGATGCTCGCGCACCGGCTCGACCTGGACACGTCGGGGCTGCTCGTCGCGGCGAAGGACGCGCGCACCTACGCGGCCTTGCAACGCCAGTTCGCCGGGCGCGAGGTGCACAAGCGCTACGCCGCATGGGTCGAAGGCAACGTCCAGGGCGAGCGCGGCACCATCGACTTTCCCATGCGCGTGGACCTGGACGACCGGCCCCGACAGATTCACGACCCCGTGCACGGCAAGCCCGCGGTGACGGAGTGGCACGTGCTTGAACGCAGCCACGGTCGCACGAAGGTGGCCCTCTTCCCGCTCACCGGGCGGACACATCAGTTGCGCGTTCACGCGGCCCATCCGCTGGGCCTTGGCGCGCCCATCGTTGGCGACCGCCTCTATGGCCACCCGGGGCCTCGATTGCATCTGCATGCGGAGGCCCTGTCGTTCCAGCACCCTGTCACGGGGCAGCGCCTCACGCTGGAGCGGCCGGCTCCCTTCTGA
- a CDS encoding THUMP domain-containing class I SAM-dependent RNA methyltransferase: MDAPVTRARTDEQLFVSTLPGLEPALEAEASALGWKPRRVDGGVELEGPAGLHQDANLRLRCASRVLLRLGHFRAGDSDTLSDRLAELDLSHVWDGRSPPKLSVSLNRSPVPGPNVVFSSAAYAWNVPSVERAGPLDEEGGGPGLTLLVRVEGDAFTVSADTSGDALHRRGYRQEVSRAPLRETLAAGILRLAGYDGTQPLVDPMCGSGTFLVEAAWMAMRRAPGLLRAFAFESFPSFDAQAWAGRKARAEADALPAPGAAIHGYDINAGSLGTARRNARRAGVTLALERQDARTLKAPVEGPGLVVVNPPYGKRVGEAEDLPALYRALGNTLRQGFVGWRAAVILPDDAVLVKALGLTGARSLPVKNGGLKCRLLLSGLDVT, from the coding sequence ATGGACGCTCCCGTGACACGCGCCCGCACCGACGAACAGCTCTTTGTCTCCACCCTCCCCGGCCTGGAGCCCGCCCTGGAGGCAGAAGCCTCCGCGCTGGGCTGGAAGCCTCGCCGCGTGGACGGCGGCGTGGAGCTGGAGGGCCCGGCCGGCCTGCACCAGGACGCCAACCTGCGCCTTCGCTGCGCCAGCCGGGTGCTGCTGCGCCTGGGCCACTTCCGCGCGGGAGACTCCGACACCCTCTCCGACCGGCTGGCTGAACTGGACCTGTCTCACGTCTGGGATGGGCGCTCGCCACCGAAACTGTCGGTGAGCCTGAACCGCTCCCCCGTGCCAGGGCCCAACGTGGTGTTCTCCTCGGCGGCGTATGCGTGGAACGTGCCCTCGGTGGAGCGCGCGGGACCGCTCGATGAAGAGGGCGGAGGCCCGGGCCTGACGTTGCTGGTGCGGGTGGAGGGCGACGCGTTCACCGTGAGCGCCGACACCAGCGGGGATGCGCTGCACCGCCGGGGCTACCGCCAGGAAGTGAGCCGCGCGCCCCTGCGTGAGACGCTGGCGGCGGGCATCCTCCGGCTGGCGGGCTACGACGGCACGCAGCCCCTGGTGGACCCGATGTGCGGCTCGGGCACCTTCCTGGTGGAGGCCGCGTGGATGGCCATGCGCCGGGCGCCAGGACTGCTGCGCGCCTTCGCCTTCGAGTCCTTCCCCTCCTTCGACGCCCAGGCCTGGGCCGGGCGCAAGGCGCGCGCGGAAGCGGACGCGCTGCCCGCGCCAGGAGCGGCGATTCACGGCTACGACATCAACGCGGGCTCGCTGGGAACAGCGCGGCGCAATGCCCGGCGCGCGGGGGTGACACTCGCGTTGGAGCGGCAGGACGCGCGGACGTTGAAGGCGCCCGTGGAAGGCCCGGGGTTGGTGGTGGTGAATCCGCCCTACGGCAAGCGCGTGGGCGAAGCCGAAGACCTGCCCGCGCTGTACCGGGCCTTGGGGAACACGCTGCGCCAGGGCTTCGTGGGGTGGCGCGCGGCGGTCATCCTTCCGGATGACGCGGTGCTGGTGAAGGCGCTGGGACTGACGGGTGCGCGAAGCCTTCCGGTGAAGAACGGCGGGCTCAAGTGCCGGCTGCTGCTGTCGGGGCTGGATGTGACGTGA